The Methanobacteriaceae archaeon genome has a window encoding:
- the rpoB gene encoding DNA-directed RNA polymerase subunit B: MYINGKLLGFCEDPISFTQEMREKRRNGVISHEMNITYYEENDEIYIFNDPGRARRPLIIVKNGVPLLTDDHMNKVANGKLTWDNLINDGLIEYLDAEEEENAYIAMSLADLSEEHTHLEIDPATMLGICAGIIPFSDHNSSPRNTMEAGMTKQALGLYVSNYALRTDTRAHLLHHPQTPIVKTRIIDSTNYDLRPSGQNFVVALMSYEGYNMEDAMVINKGALERGLARSSFFRAYDTSEKKYAGGQVDKFEVPDKNVKGYRSEEAYRNLDSDGVVNPESYVTSGDVLIGKTSPPRFLEENFGSVADRRRETSVTVRHGEKGIVDAVLLSETVEGSKLAKIRVRDTRQPEFGDKFASRHGQKGVIGLILSPEDIPFTEFGVVPDLIVNPHAIPSRMSIGQVLEMVAGKAGCLEGERVDATPFNQTLEAEIQQLLLDNGFESAGCESLYSGVTGERIDAEIFVGVAYYQKLHHMTTDKVYARSRGPVQVLTRQPTEGRAREGGLRFGEMERDCLIAHGAALTLKERLLDESDKYEAVVCENCGMLAVEDTSKHKKYCPICGDVETYPVEISYAFKLLLDELKSLCIFPKLVLGDKA; this comes from the coding sequence ATCTATATTAACGGAAAACTCTTAGGTTTTTGTGAAGACCCTATTAGCTTCACTCAAGAAATGAGAGAAAAAAGAAGAAATGGTGTAATTTCTCATGAAATGAACATTACTTACTATGAAGAAAATGATGAGATTTACATATTCAACGATCCTGGAAGAGCAAGAAGACCTTTAATCATCGTTAAAAACGGAGTTCCTCTTTTAACTGATGATCACATGAATAAGGTTGCTAACGGTAAATTAACCTGGGATAATTTAATTAATGATGGTCTTATTGAATACTTAGATGCTGAAGAAGAAGAAAATGCATATATTGCAATGAGTTTAGCTGATTTAAGTGAAGAACACACTCATTTAGAAATTGACCCAGCTACCATGTTAGGTATTTGTGCAGGAATTATTCCATTCTCCGATCACAACTCCTCTCCAAGGAACACAATGGAAGCAGGTATGACAAAACAGGCTTTAGGTTTATATGTATCTAACTACGCATTACGTACTGATACCAGAGCACACTTGTTACACCACCCTCAAACTCCTATTGTTAAAACACGTATTATTGATTCAACCAATTACGACTTAAGACCCTCCGGTCAAAACTTTGTTGTTGCATTGATGTCTTACGAAGGATATAACATGGAAGACGCAATGGTTATTAACAAAGGTGCTTTAGAAAGAGGTCTTGCAAGATCTTCATTCTTCAGAGCATACGATACTTCTGAAAAGAAATATGCTGGTGGTCAAGTTGACAAATTTGAAGTTCCTGATAAGAACGTCAAAGGTTACAGATCTGAAGAAGCTTACAGAAACTTAGACAGTGACGGTGTTGTAAACCCTGAATCATATGTAACTTCCGGTGATGTATTAATAGGTAAAACTTCACCTCCAAGATTCTTAGAAGAAAACTTCGGAAGTGTTGCAGATAGAAGAAGAGAAACTTCTGTTACTGTAAGACACGGTGAAAAAGGTATCGTTGATGCAGTTCTTTTATCTGAAACTGTTGAAGGTTCCAAATTAGCTAAAATCAGAGTAAGAGATACAAGACAACCTGAATTTGGGGACAAATTTGCGTCCAGGCACGGTCAGAAAGGGGTTATTGGTTTAATCTTATCTCCTGAAGACATACCATTCACTGAATTTGGTGTAGTGCCAGATTTAATTGTTAACCCTCACGCGATTCCATCCAGGATGTCTATCGGACAGGTACTTGAGATGGTTGCAGGTAAAGCAGGATGTCTCGAAGGTGAAAGAGTCGATGCTACTCCATTCAACCAAACTCTCGAAGCAGAAATTCAACAATTACTCCTTGATAACGGATTTGAATCTGCAGGATGTGAATCCTTATACAGCGGAGTAACTGGTGAAAGAATCGATGCTGAAATTTTCGTTGGTGTTGCATACTACCAAAAATTACACCACATGACTACTGATAAAGTTTACGCTCGTTCCAGAGGACCAGTACAAGTTCTCACACGTCAACCTACCGAAGGTAGAGCACGTGAAGGTGGTTTAAGATTTGGAGAAATGGAAAGAGACTGTCTTATTGCTCACGGTGCAGCATTAACATTAAAAGAAAGATTACTTGATGAATCTGACAAGTATGAAGCTGTTGTATGTGAAAACTGTGGTATGTTAGCAGTAGAAGATACTAGTAAACACAAAAAGTATTGTCCTATCTGTGGAGATGTAGAAACATATCCTGTTGAAATTTCATATGCATTCAAATTATTATTAGACGAACTTAAGAGTTTATGTATTTTCCCTAAATTAGTTTTAGGAGACAAAGCATAA
- a CDS encoding DNA-directed RNA polymerase subunit B'', producing MTVNNWKLVDAFFDKYDLVDHHIKSYNDFVNNRIQNIIDITDPISLDDGKYTLKTGKIRIEKPSNKEADGSRSIIDPTEARLRNLNYSADMYLEMALNEEGEDNPLEEVYIGELPVMLKSDICHLNGLSDEELIKKHEDPQDLGGYFIVNGSERAVVTMEEIAPNKIILERIGEVEDRHAKAVVTSIKSGFKARITLEYKKPRKNKAFLRISFPYLPGEIPLVILLRALGLSTDQEIITAISDDNNFQMMIADDIQVSSEELNNFIDQSIIRNGDKDEVRQHLQDAAIKYIGNRVAKNMPKDYRYKRAKDVINRYLLPHMGIEEDKCHDKAIYLAEMTEMLLEVIEEKRDPHDKDHYTNKRLRVSGDLMEDLFRVAFTNLTRDMSYQLERSLSRGKELSIKQAVRSDVLTENIKHAIATGNWVGGRAGVSQLLDRTSYMGTLSHLRRVVSPLTRSQPHFEARDLHPTQFGKICPNETPEGPNCGLVKNLALLCNISEGSDDQEIIDVIEQMDGIEIRR from the coding sequence ATGACAGTGAATAATTGGAAATTAGTTGATGCATTTTTCGATAAATATGATTTAGTCGACCATCATATAAAATCCTACAATGATTTTGTAAATAATAGGATTCAAAATATTATTGATATTACTGACCCTATTTCCTTAGATGATGGTAAATACACTTTAAAGACTGGGAAAATACGCATTGAAAAACCATCTAACAAAGAAGCTGATGGTTCTAGAAGCATTATTGACCCTACTGAAGCAAGACTTAGGAATTTAAATTATTCTGCAGATATGTATCTTGAAATGGCATTAAATGAAGAAGGAGAAGATAATCCGTTAGAAGAAGTATACATTGGTGAATTACCAGTTATGCTTAAATCTGATATTTGTCATCTTAATGGTCTTAGTGATGAAGAATTAATTAAAAAACACGAAGACCCTCAAGATTTAGGAGGATATTTCATTGTAAACGGTTCTGAAAGAGCTGTTGTTACTATGGAAGAAATTGCACCGAATAAAATTATTCTTGAACGTATTGGTGAAGTTGAAGACAGACATGCAAAAGCTGTTGTAACTTCTATTAAAAGTGGTTTCAAAGCTAGAATTACTTTAGAATACAAAAAACCACGTAAAAACAAAGCGTTTTTAAGAATTTCATTCCCATACCTTCCTGGAGAAATTCCATTAGTTATTTTGTTAAGAGCACTTGGTTTATCCACTGATCAAGAAATAATTACTGCTATTTCCGATGATAATAACTTCCAAATGATGATTGCGGATGATATTCAAGTTTCTTCTGAAGAATTGAATAACTTCATTGACCAATCCATCATTAGAAATGGGGATAAAGATGAAGTAAGACAACACTTACAAGATGCTGCTATCAAATACATCGGTAACAGAGTAGCTAAAAACATGCCTAAAGATTACCGTTATAAACGTGCTAAAGACGTAATCAATCGTTATTTATTACCTCACATGGGTATTGAGGAAGATAAATGTCACGATAAAGCGATTTATCTTGCTGAAATGACTGAAATGTTATTAGAAGTTATCGAAGAAAAAAGAGATCCACACGATAAGGACCACTACACTAACAAAAGACTTAGAGTATCTGGTGACTTAATGGAAGATTTATTCAGAGTTGCTTTTACTAACTTAACCAGAGATATGAGTTATCAACTTGAAAGAAGTCTTTCACGTGGTAAAGAACTTTCTATTAAACAAGCTGTTCGTAGTGATGTTTTAACTGAAAATATTAAACATGCTATTGCTACCGGTAATTGGGTAGGTGGAAGAGCTGGGGTTAGTCAGTTATTAGATAGAACAAGTTACATGGGAACCCTTTCTCATTTAAGACGTGTTGTATCTCCTTTAACCAGAAGTCAACCTCACTTCGAAGCAAGAGATTTGCACCCAACTCAATTTGGTAAAATATGTCCAAACGAAACTCCAGAGGGACCTAACTGTGGTTTGGTAAAGAACTTAGCATTATTATGTAATATTTCAGAAGGTTCTGACGATCAAGAAATTATCGATGTCATTGAACAAATGGACGGAATTGAAATAAGGAGGTGA
- a CDS encoding DNA-directed RNA polymerase subunit H: MSEFDIQKHMLVPKHEIMTEDEILTEFGDVDYNFKNLPKIKVDDPVADSIGARPGDVLRITRESQTAGVFVTYRIVEQ; encoded by the coding sequence TTGAGTGAATTTGATATTCAAAAACATATGCTTGTACCAAAGCATGAAATCATGACTGAAGATGAGATTTTAACTGAATTTGGTGATGTTGATTATAATTTTAAGAATCTTCCTAAAATTAAAGTTGATGATCCTGTTGCAGATTCAATTGGTGCAAGACCTGGTGATGTTTTAAGAATAACTCGTGAAAGTCAAACTGCGGGTGTTTTTGTCACTTATAGGATTGTTGAACAATAA
- the thiM gene encoding hydroxyethylthiazole kinase: protein MTNNETELLNNIEKNLTKIKQKNALTHCITNSVTINDCANAILAIGGSPFMAEDAEELEEVVSISDTLVINIGKLSKTQIEAMEISCETANKTNTPIILDPVGVGVTQLRNKVTMDLIEKYNISAIRGNISEIKAIAKLANVLDESNAAKGVDVNEADIITPENLKANGEIICALASKLNTTILASGPIDILSDGKLTIAIDNGDEMMPLITGSGCMLSSIVGTCIGSTTPLEGCLVAILAMNIAGEKARAKVDEKDEGTGSFRAYLIDYLYQTNSTSLINKANIKIL from the coding sequence ATGACAAATAACGAAACTGAATTATTAAATAATATTGAAAAAAATTTAACAAAAATCAAACAAAAAAATGCATTAACTCATTGTATCACTAATTCAGTTACAATTAATGATTGTGCTAATGCTATTCTTGCAATTGGAGGTTCACCATTCATGGCAGAAGATGCAGAAGAACTAGAAGAAGTTGTAAGTATAAGTGACACATTAGTAATTAATATTGGAAAATTAAGCAAAACCCAAATTGAAGCTATGGAAATAAGCTGTGAAACTGCAAATAAAACCAACACTCCAATTATTTTAGATCCTGTAGGAGTAGGAGTAACACAGCTAAGAAATAAAGTAACAATGGATTTAATTGAAAAATATAATATTTCTGCAATTAGAGGAAACATCAGCGAAATCAAAGCAATTGCAAAATTAGCAAATGTTTTAGATGAAAGTAATGCTGCTAAAGGTGTTGATGTAAACGAAGCAGATATCATTACACCAGAAAATTTAAAAGCAAATGGAGAAATAATTTGCGCATTAGCTTCAAAATTAAATACCACAATACTAGCTAGTGGACCAATTGACATTTTAAGCGATGGAAAACTAACAATAGCTATTGACAATGGAGATGAAATGATGCCATTAATAACAGGTAGTGGATGTATGTTATCCTCAATTGTTGGTACCTGTATTGGAAGTACAACACCTCTTGAAGGTTGTTTAGTTGCAATTTTAGCAATGAATATTGCTGGTGAAAAAGCAAGAGCAAAAGTAGACGAAAAAGATGAAGGTACAGGATCATTTAGAGCATACTTAATTGATTACTTATACCAAACAAATAGCACTAGCTTAATTAATAAAGCAAATATCAAGATATTATGA
- the thiE gene encoding thiamine phosphate synthase: MNSIDLSLYLVTDNSDDVEKFLKTIEDGIKGGVSVVQLREKTANTLDFYNLALRVKEITSKYNVPLIINDRIDIALAIDADGVHVGQSDMPCDVARKLIGKDKILGISASTIPEAQKAQKDGADYIGTGAVFPTTTKDDAPSVTKQELKEIVDSIDIPVVAIGGITIENASELIDTGISGLSVVSAIMSAKNPKKASQDLLNIFNN; encoded by the coding sequence ATGAATTCTATAGATTTATCCCTTTACCTTGTAACAGACAACAGTGATGATGTTGAAAAATTCCTAAAAACAATAGAAGATGGTATAAAAGGTGGAGTTAGTGTAGTTCAACTTAGAGAAAAAACTGCAAACACACTTGACTTTTATAATTTAGCTTTGAGAGTTAAGGAAATTACATCAAAATATAATGTACCTCTAATTATTAACGACAGAATTGATATAGCACTAGCTATTGATGCAGATGGCGTGCACGTTGGTCAAAGTGACATGCCATGTGATGTTGCAAGAAAATTAATTGGTAAAGATAAAATTTTAGGAATATCTGCATCAACAATTCCAGAAGCACAAAAAGCACAAAAAGATGGTGCAGATTATATTGGAACCGGCGCTGTATTTCCAACTACCACCAAAGATGATGCTCCATCAGTTACAAAACAGGAATTAAAAGAAATTGTTGATTCAATTGACATACCAGTTGTTGCAATTGGTGGAATAACAATTGAAAATGCGTCAGAATTAATTGATACTGGAATTTCAGGATTATCTGTCGTAAGTGCAATAATGAGTGCTAAAAATCCAAAAAAAGCATCACAAGATCTATTAAATATTTTTAATAACTGA
- a CDS encoding phosphoglycerate kinase → MAEFKTIDDFDIEEKTVLVRVDINSPVDPSTGIILDDTRLKLHAQTIKELSKRGAKVVLLAHQSRPGKKDFTTLSQHADALSDILNLRVKYIDSLFSSAAKEAIRDLKPHEILLLENARFFSEESLSRTPEEQSKTLLVRHLSPLIDYFVNDAFAAAHRSQASLVGFTVNTPSAAGRVMEKELTVIQDALDNVEHPCVFLLGGMKPDDSIDVMENVLSNGTADSILTTGIVGNIVLWASGADIGQVNRDFIISRGYEDMVEKSKDLIERFGDKVKYPIDVACEIDGKRVDIASDEIPNEAIFDIGVKTISYYAKEIRDAKTIFANGPAGVFEDPQFAMGTEDLINAIAKSDGFSIIGGGHIAAATAGLGCEDQMSHVSSGGGACISMLAGKKLAAVEALKNSKK, encoded by the coding sequence ATGGCTGAATTTAAAACAATTGATGATTTTGATATTGAAGAAAAAACAGTTCTTGTAAGAGTTGATATTAACTCTCCTGTTGACCCAAGTACTGGAATTATTTTAGATGATACTAGATTAAAATTACACGCACAAACAATTAAGGAATTATCCAAAAGAGGTGCTAAAGTTGTGCTTCTTGCACACCAAAGCCGTCCGGGTAAAAAGGATTTCACAACATTATCTCAACATGCGGATGCTTTATCAGACATTTTAAACTTAAGAGTCAAATACATTGATTCATTATTCTCAAGTGCTGCAAAAGAAGCTATTCGTGATTTAAAACCTCATGAAATTCTTTTACTTGAAAATGCACGTTTCTTTTCAGAAGAATCACTTTCAAGAACTCCTGAAGAACAGTCAAAAACATTGCTTGTAAGACATTTGTCTCCATTAATTGACTACTTTGTAAATGATGCATTTGCTGCAGCTCACAGATCTCAGGCATCCTTAGTTGGTTTTACTGTTAACACTCCATCTGCAGCAGGTCGTGTAATGGAAAAAGAATTAACTGTAATTCAAGATGCTTTAGATAATGTGGAACACCCATGTGTATTCTTACTTGGTGGAATGAAACCTGATGATTCTATTGATGTAATGGAAAATGTATTAAGCAATGGAACTGCAGATTCTATTTTAACAACAGGTATTGTTGGTAATATTGTTTTATGGGCATCTGGTGCGGATATTGGTCAGGTTAACAGAGATTTCATTATAAGCAGAGGATATGAAGATATGGTTGAAAAATCCAAAGATTTAATTGAAAGATTTGGAGACAAAGTCAAATATCCTATTGATGTTGCTTGTGAAATTGATGGTAAAAGAGTAGATATTGCCTCTGATGAAATCCCAAATGAAGCTATTTTCGATATTGGTGTAAAAACAATCTCATATTACGCAAAAGAAATCAGAGATGCAAAAACAATCTTTGCTAACGGTCCTGCTGGTGTATTTGAAGATCCTCAATTTGCAATGGGAACTGAAGACTTAATTAATGCAATTGCAAAATCTGATGGTTTTTCAATTATTGGTGGTGGACATATTGCGGCTGCTACCGCTGGACTTGGTTGTGAAGACCAAATGAGTCATGTAAGTAGTGGTGGTGGAGCTTGTATCAGTATGTTAGCTGGTAAAAAGTTAGCTGCTGTAGAAGCACTTAAAAACAGTAAAAAATAA
- the tpiA gene encoding triose-phosphate isomerase produces the protein MDTPIVILNYKTYLESSGKKALDLAKDLESVASETGITMVASPQAADIYRIKQETSLPIFAQHIDSILPGGHTGSNLIETLVEAGISGTLINHSENRMKLADIAEVVKMCVEHNIESCVCTNNIETSKAVAALNPVAVAVEPPELIGTGIPVSQAQPEVVEDTVNEVKAINKDIKVLCGAGITTGDDMKAAMDLGADGVLLASGIIKAESPKDALLDLVSKL, from the coding sequence ATGGATACACCAATTGTGATATTAAACTATAAAACTTATTTAGAATCAAGCGGTAAGAAAGCTTTAGACCTTGCAAAGGACTTGGAAAGTGTTGCTAGTGAAACTGGAATTACTATGGTTGCATCTCCACAAGCAGCTGATATTTACAGAATAAAACAAGAAACTTCACTTCCTATTTTTGCTCAACATATTGATTCTATCTTACCTGGTGGACACACTGGTTCCAATTTGATTGAAACATTAGTTGAAGCAGGTATCAGTGGAACTTTAATTAACCATTCTGAAAATAGAATGAAATTAGCAGATATTGCTGAAGTTGTAAAAATGTGTGTGGAACATAATATTGAATCCTGTGTATGTACCAACAATATTGAAACTTCCAAAGCAGTTGCTGCTCTTAACCCTGTTGCTGTAGCAGTTGAACCTCCTGAACTTATTGGAACTGGAATTCCAGTATCTCAGGCTCAACCTGAAGTTGTTGAAGACACTGTTAACGAAGTTAAAGCAATAAACAAAGACATTAAAGTTTTATGTGGTGCGGGAATCACTACTGGTGATGATATGAAAGCAGCTATGGATTTAGGCGCTGATGGAGTATTACTTGCTTCAGGTATTATTAAAGCAGAAAGTCCAAAAGATGCTTTACTTGATTTGGTAAGTAAATTATAG
- the twy1 gene encoding 4-demethylwyosine synthase TYW1, protein MSFNENQIAKLEKSGYRFVGKHGHAAVKTCHWTRQSIVDKGVCYKEKFYGIKSHRCLQMSPAVPNCQQECEFCWRDLTYTQTEWEDEMYDDPKTIIDEAIEAQNNLLCGYYGNDKANKKKLEELKKPTNAAISLAGEPTLYPKIDELIGEFNRRNFTTFIVSNGQCTDRLANLENDPYQLYLSLDAPNEKIFNEVCRPRISDAWSNLNESLEILSSFKSRTCIRNTCVKGRNMQYVEEYAKLIEKANPDYVEIKAYMCVGSSRDRLTLDNMPTFDEVKSFAKKIGDECGKELVNESEISRVVLLE, encoded by the coding sequence ATGTCTTTTAATGAAAACCAAATTGCGAAATTAGAAAAAAGTGGATATAGATTTGTAGGTAAACACGGACATGCTGCAGTTAAAACTTGCCACTGGACTCGTCAAAGTATTGTTGATAAAGGAGTCTGTTATAAGGAAAAATTCTATGGAATCAAATCACATAGATGTCTTCAGATGTCTCCTGCAGTTCCAAATTGCCAACAGGAATGTGAATTTTGTTGGAGGGATTTAACATACACCCAGACAGAATGGGAAGATGAAATGTATGATGATCCAAAAACAATCATTGATGAAGCTATTGAAGCTCAAAATAATTTATTATGTGGTTATTATGGAAATGACAAAGCAAACAAAAAGAAATTGGAAGAACTCAAAAAACCAACCAATGCTGCAATATCTCTTGCTGGAGAACCAACACTTTACCCAAAAATTGATGAATTGATTGGTGAGTTTAACCGTAGAAATTTCACAACATTTATTGTAAGTAACGGTCAGTGTACAGACAGATTGGCAAATCTTGAAAACGATCCTTACCAATTATATCTTTCCTTGGATGCACCTAACGAGAAAATATTCAATGAGGTTTGCAGACCTAGAATAAGTGATGCTTGGAGCAATTTAAATGAGTCTCTTGAGATATTATCTAGTTTTAAGTCAAGGACATGTATAAGAAATACCTGTGTTAAAGGAAGAAACATGCAATACGTGGAAGAATATGCTAAATTAATCGAAAAAGCAAATCCTGATTATGTAGAAATAAAAGCATATATGTGCGTTGGCTCATCACGTGACCGCTTAACTTTAGATAATATGCCAACATTTGATGAAGTTAAATCATTTGCTAAAAAAATAGGAGATGAATGCGGTAAAGAATTAGTAAATGAATCTGAAATTAGTCGAGTAGTTTTACTTGAATAA
- the sucC gene encoding ADP-forming succinate--CoA ligase subunit beta, which yields MRFFENIAKQIFRDGGIPILEGHVAYSPEEAMSISSDMGFPVVIKAQVLTGGRGKAGGVKFAKNPGEAFKIANEILGMEIKGETVKHLLIEEKADILHEFFVTVSVDRGARRPVIIVSKEGGVEIENLAKTNPEKLIKYYPNPLIEFLPYEAREIARKMDVPSDLISPLGDIIWKLYNVFTTYDCDTAEINPLVLTPNGLIAADAKLVVENDSLFRHQDLVERLRYKQKTVDFVKLDGDIAVIGNGAGLTLTAMDMIKLNGGEPATFLDIGGGASEQIINKALNIVLNYDPVKVVFLNVLGGITKADDVARGVINVLNEVEREVPIVIRLTGTNEEEGHKLLEEAGIPYETSMEKAAKKAVELCNELK from the coding sequence ATGAGATTTTTTGAAAATATAGCAAAACAAATTTTCCGTGATGGTGGAATACCAATTTTAGAAGGACATGTTGCTTACTCTCCAGAAGAAGCTATGTCTATTTCATCAGATATGGGATTCCCAGTTGTTATTAAAGCACAAGTTTTAACTGGTGGTAGAGGTAAAGCTGGTGGTGTTAAATTTGCTAAAAACCCTGGAGAAGCTTTTAAAATAGCTAATGAAATTTTAGGAATGGAAATTAAAGGCGAAACTGTAAAACATTTATTAATTGAAGAAAAAGCAGATATTCTCCATGAATTCTTCGTCACTGTTTCTGTAGACAGAGGTGCTAGAAGACCTGTTATTATTGTAAGTAAAGAGGGTGGGGTTGAAATTGAAAACTTAGCTAAAACTAACCCTGAAAAACTCATTAAATACTACCCAAATCCTTTAATTGAATTCTTACCATATGAAGCACGTGAAATTGCACGTAAAATGGATGTACCTTCCGATTTAATTTCTCCACTTGGAGACATAATCTGGAAATTATACAATGTATTTACTACATATGACTGTGATACTGCAGAAATAAACCCATTAGTTCTCACTCCTAATGGTTTAATCGCTGCTGATGCTAAATTAGTTGTTGAAAACGATTCATTATTCAGACACCAAGATTTAGTCGAAAGATTACGTTACAAACAAAAAACTGTTGACTTTGTTAAGTTAGATGGTGATATCGCTGTTATTGGTAACGGTGCAGGTTTAACTTTAACTGCAATGGATATGATTAAACTCAATGGTGGAGAACCTGCAACTTTCTTAGATATTGGTGGAGGTGCTTCAGAGCAAATAATCAATAAAGCTTTAAACATAGTATTAAACTATGATCCAGTTAAAGTAGTATTCTTAAATGTTTTAGGTGGTATTACTAAAGCAGATGATGTTGCTCGCGGAGTAATTAATGTATTAAACGAAGTAGAACGTGAAGTTCCTATCGTTATCAGATTAACTGGTACTAATGAAGAAGAAGGTCACAAGCTTTTAGAAGAAGCAGGCATTCCATATGAAACTTCAATGGAAAAAGCTGCTAAAAAAGCTGTTGAGCTTTGTAACGAATTAAAATAA
- a CDS encoding 2-oxoacid:ferredoxin oxidoreductase subunit gamma, translating to MRTEIRICGFGGQGVILAGIILGKSASLFDNKEAVQTQSYGPEARGGASKCEVVISDDTVDYPKVESPDILVAMSNEALIKYIVDLKDNGTLIVDPDTTDVEDVKDYIEEHNINVYEAPATKTATDEIGLKIVANIVMVGAITKITGVISKQAAIDAIEDSVPKGTEKKNVSAFEAGYALVE from the coding sequence ATGAGAACTGAAATTAGAATTTGTGGTTTCGGAGGTCAGGGAGTTATTCTTGCAGGTATTATCTTAGGTAAGTCTGCAAGTCTTTTTGATAACAAAGAAGCTGTTCAAACTCAATCTTATGGTCCTGAAGCTCGTGGAGGAGCTTCTAAATGTGAAGTTGTTATTAGTGATGATACAGTTGATTATCCTAAAGTTGAAAGCCCAGATATTTTAGTTGCAATGTCTAATGAAGCTTTAATCAAGTACATTGTTGATTTAAAAGATAATGGGACTTTAATTGTTGATCCTGACACAACTGATGTTGAGGATGTTAAAGATTATATTGAAGAACATAATATTAATGTTTACGAAGCTCCTGCTACTAAAACCGCTACTGACGAAATTGGACTTAAAATTGTAGCAAATATTGTTATGGTTGGAGCTATTACAAAAATTACTGGAGTAATATCTAAACAAGCAGCTATTGATGCAATTGAAGATAGTGTTCCTAAGGGAACTGAAAAGAAGAATGTAAGTGCTTTTGAAGCAGGATATGCTCTAGTGGAATAG
- a CDS encoding 2-oxoacid:ferredoxin oxidoreductase subunit beta has product MSQEKQNRFLPYLREDRLPHIFCPGCGNGAIINAFLAAMEKADVDFDNVAMVSGIGCSSRIPGYLKCDSLHTTHGRALSFATGLKTANKGLDVVVFTGDGDAASIGGNHLIHAARRNINLTVICINNNIYGMTGGQISPTSPKGSFGTTAPYGNQDTPFNLAELVAAAGATYSARWTTVQMENLVTSIKDGLKNPGFSFIEVVTQCPTYYGRKNKLRTPTAMAAVMKANTIFKSAADRMRPKELEGKIVVGEFANTSRSEFTENIEKLSVEKSGNKTIINSAYETEL; this is encoded by the coding sequence ATGTCTCAAGAAAAACAAAATAGATTTCTCCCATACTTAAGAGAAGACAGATTACCTCACATTTTCTGCCCAGGTTGTGGAAATGGAGCTATTATTAACGCATTTCTTGCAGCTATGGAAAAAGCAGATGTTGACTTTGATAATGTTGCAATGGTTTCTGGAATTGGATGTTCTTCAAGAATTCCAGGATACTTAAAATGTGATTCTTTACACACTACTCATGGAAGAGCATTAAGTTTCGCTACCGGTTTAAAAACAGCAAACAAAGGTTTAGATGTTGTTGTATTTACTGGTGACGGAGATGCTGCTTCAATTGGTGGTAATCATTTAATCCATGCAGCTAGAAGAAATATTAATTTAACCGTAATTTGTATCAACAACAATATTTACGGTATGACTGGAGGTCAAATCAGTCCTACATCTCCTAAAGGTAGTTTTGGAACTACTGCTCCTTACGGTAATCAAGATACTCCATTTAACTTAGCAGAACTCGTTGCAGCTGCTGGTGCAACTTACTCTGCAAGATGGACTACTGTACAAATGGAAAACTTAGTAACTTCCATTAAAGACGGATTGAAAAATCCTGGTTTTTCATTTATTGAGGTTGTAACTCAATGTCCAACTTATTATGGACGTAAAAACAAACTTAGAACTCCTACTGCAATGGCTGCTGTTATGAAAGCAAATACCATATTTAAATCTGCTGCAGATAGGATGAGACCAAAAGAATTGGAAGGAAAAATTGTTGTTGGAGAATTTGCAAACACTTCCAGAAGTGAATTTACTGAAAATATTGAAAAATTAAGTGTAGAAAAATCTGGTAATAAAACTATTATCAATTCTGCATATGAAACAGAGTTATAG